One window of Aphelocoma coerulescens isolate FSJ_1873_10779 chromosome 17, UR_Acoe_1.0, whole genome shotgun sequence genomic DNA carries:
- the LOC138119784 gene encoding LOW QUALITY PROTEIN: serine/threonine-protein kinase pim-1-like (The sequence of the model RefSeq protein was modified relative to this genomic sequence to represent the inferred CDS: inserted 1 base in 1 codon) — translation LKERYRLGSLLGRGGFGSVFAATRLSDGAPVAIKRVPRNRIGHWGELPDGTRAPLEIVLLDKVSAGFPGIVQLHEWLELPNNVVMVLECPEQSQDLLHFIWAQGXLSEEVARELFRRVLEAVRHCTSCGVLHRDIKPENILVDLATGQTKLIDFGCGTYLQASAYTHFAAEPGRGTPSYSPPEWTLLGWYHGEAATVWSLGIVLHQMVCGEHPFRRGWHSTWGRLSLPRRLSPGSVLGGVQSGSGSAWEQLWRGWDGALEKR, via the exons ctgaaggagcgctaccggctgggttcgctgctggggcgcggcggcttcggcagcgtcttcgcggccacgcggctctcggacggcgccccg gtggccatcaaacgggtgccgcggaaccgcatcggccattggggcgagctg cccgacggcacccgagcaccactggagatcgtgctgctggacaaggtgtccgctggcttccctggcatcgtccagctccacgagtggctggagctccccaacaacgtggtgatggtgctggagtgCCCAGAGCAgtctcaggacctccttcacttcatcTGGGCGCAGG TCCTGTCAGAGGAAGTGGCGCGGGAGCTGTTCCGCCGggtcctggaggccgtgcggcactgcaccagctgtggggtcctgcaccgggacatcaaaccggagaacatcctggttgacctggccacCGGGCAGACCAAGTTGATCGACTTcggctgtggcacctacctgcaagcctCAGCCTACACTCACTTTGCAGCTGAGCCCGGCAGGG gaacaccgtcctacagccccccggaatggaccctgttaggctggtaccacggcgaggcagcgaccgtctggtccctgggcatcgtgctgcaccagatggtctgcggggagcaccctttcaggaggggctggcacagcacctggggccggctctcgctcccacgacggctctctccag GAAGCGTTCTAGGTGGTGTCCAGTCTGGATCGggaagtgcttgggagcagctgtggcgtgGATGGGACGGGGCCTTGGAGAAGCGCTGA